The proteins below are encoded in one region of Fimbriimonadaceae bacterium:
- a CDS encoding ABC transporter ATP-binding protein gives MAEPEGKANDRALLRRIIGLFAPYRSEVLGIALAVLVGVTLGILPPFLLQRVIDFGIQAGDLGVVAQFSVFTVLAVLAGAGVTLLYGYWSVVVGQKIMCDLRERLFTHLQGMSLRFFTATRTGDIQTRLINDVAGVQTVVSNTITDQLSNVAIVATTVVAMFVLDWRLSLLSIAMVPFFAFFGRYVGEFSRKVRQGMQEQTSELNSMMQEQLSVSGILLSKTIADQGLLHDKFDKENKELARWQIKSSVVQYLFFALIRLITQLAPALVFWLAGWLLIAQGDSNITVGKLVAFTGLQARLFFPLTGLLSAQVEIISSFALFQRIFEYLDMPHDVQDAPDAIPLTVTCAHAKTNGELGVRGRVEFRDVEFRYEPTQAEPTLSGINFVAEPGQLVALVGPSGAGKTTLTYLIPRLYDPDQGQVLIDGHDLRKVKLESVHRLVGTVTQETYLVHTTIRENLRMARPQATDEELVDACKSAAIHEHIASLPEGYDTVVGERGYKLSGGEKQRLAIARAILKDPRVLILDEATSALDTASERVVQASLAELMKGRTTFAIAHRLSTILAADQILALQDGRIVERGTHAELLAKGGLYRKLYDEQFRGEATEAHV, from the coding sequence GTGGCAGAGCCCGAAGGAAAAGCGAACGACAGAGCCCTGCTCCGCCGCATTATCGGGCTGTTCGCCCCGTACCGTTCCGAGGTCTTAGGGATCGCGCTGGCCGTGCTGGTCGGCGTCACCCTCGGCATCCTGCCGCCATTCCTCCTGCAGCGGGTCATCGATTTCGGCATCCAGGCAGGGGACCTTGGCGTGGTCGCCCAGTTCTCGGTCTTCACCGTGCTGGCCGTGCTTGCCGGCGCCGGGGTCACCTTGCTCTATGGCTATTGGAGCGTCGTGGTCGGGCAGAAGATCATGTGCGACCTTCGCGAGCGGCTCTTCACCCACCTCCAGGGGATGTCGCTGCGATTCTTCACCGCGACCCGCACGGGCGACATCCAGACCCGACTGATCAACGACGTCGCAGGCGTGCAGACCGTGGTCAGCAATACGATCACGGACCAGCTGAGCAACGTCGCGATCGTGGCCACGACGGTGGTCGCCATGTTCGTGCTGGACTGGCGACTGAGCCTGCTCAGCATCGCGATGGTGCCGTTCTTCGCGTTCTTCGGCCGCTACGTCGGCGAGTTCTCCCGCAAGGTGCGGCAAGGGATGCAGGAGCAAACGAGCGAGCTCAACTCGATGATGCAGGAGCAGCTCAGCGTGAGCGGCATCCTCCTCAGCAAGACCATCGCCGACCAGGGCCTCCTTCACGATAAGTTCGACAAGGAGAACAAGGAGCTCGCCCGGTGGCAGATCAAGTCGAGCGTCGTCCAATACCTCTTCTTCGCCTTGATCCGGCTCATCACCCAGCTCGCGCCGGCCCTTGTCTTCTGGCTCGCGGGCTGGCTGCTGATCGCCCAGGGCGACAGCAACATCACGGTCGGCAAGCTGGTGGCGTTCACAGGGCTCCAGGCCCGGCTCTTCTTCCCCCTGACGGGACTGCTGAGCGCCCAGGTGGAGATCATCAGCTCGTTCGCGCTCTTCCAGCGCATCTTCGAGTACCTGGACATGCCCCACGACGTGCAGGACGCGCCGGACGCAATCCCCCTCACGGTGACCTGCGCCCACGCCAAGACGAACGGCGAGCTGGGCGTCCGCGGTCGGGTCGAGTTCCGCGACGTCGAGTTCCGGTACGAGCCCACCCAAGCCGAACCGACCCTGTCAGGCATCAACTTCGTGGCCGAACCGGGCCAACTCGTCGCCCTGGTGGGGCCGAGCGGCGCCGGGAAGACGACGCTGACCTACCTGATCCCCCGGCTCTACGACCCCGACCAGGGCCAAGTCCTGATCGATGGGCACGACCTACGCAAGGTCAAACTCGAATCGGTGCACCGGCTCGTGGGGACCGTCACCCAGGAGACGTACCTTGTCCACACGACCATCCGCGAGAACCTGCGCATGGCCCGGCCCCAAGCCACCGACGAAGAACTCGTCGACGCCTGCAAGAGCGCGGCCATCCATGAGCACATCGCCTCGCTCCCAGAAGGCTACGACACCGTCGTCGGGGAGCGCGGCTACAAACTGAGCGGCGGCGAAAAACAGCGCCTGGCCATCGCCCGCGCAATTCTCAAAGACCCTCGGGTCCTGATCCTGGACGAGGCGACCTCGGCCCTCGACACCGCGAGCGAGCGGGTCGTCCAAGCCTCCCTGGCCGAGCTGATGAAAGGCCGCACGACCTTCGCCATCGCCCACCGGCTCTCCACCATCCTTGCCGCCGACCAGATCCTGGCGCTGCAGGACGGACGCATCGTGGAACGGGGGACACACGCCGAACTCTTGGCCAAGGGCGGCCTCTACCGCAAACTGTACGACGAACAGTTCCGCGGCGAGGCGACGGAAGCCCACGTCTAA
- the gmk gene encoding guanylate kinase, with amino-acid sequence MAGKLVILSGPSGVGKDTVIEAWRQRDPRVERVVATCTRAPREGEVQGTDYDFVSHEHFHRMAAEGRFLEFKEVHGNWYATPLAGVEARLAAGKVAVLKIDVQGALEVMRKRPEALTIFLLPPSLEELERRIRSRGQDDEATIQRRLEGARRELACVDKYRHQVVNDDLATAVTKIMEAVGA; translated from the coding sequence ATGGCGGGGAAGCTTGTGATCTTGAGCGGGCCGAGCGGGGTCGGGAAGGACACCGTGATCGAGGCATGGCGGCAACGCGACCCTCGGGTCGAGCGCGTCGTCGCCACCTGCACCCGCGCCCCCCGGGAGGGCGAGGTTCAAGGGACCGACTACGACTTCGTCTCCCACGAGCACTTCCATCGCATGGCGGCGGAAGGCCGCTTCCTTGAATTCAAGGAGGTCCACGGCAACTGGTACGCCACGCCCCTTGCAGGGGTCGAGGCGCGCCTCGCCGCAGGGAAGGTCGCGGTGCTTAAAATCGACGTGCAGGGCGCTCTGGAGGTCATGCGAAAGCGGCCGGAGGCCCTCACCATCTTCTTGCTGCCGCCCTCGCTCGAAGAGTTGGAGCGGCGCATCCGCAGTCGGGGGCAGGACGACGAGGCGACCATCCAGCGCCGTCTCGAAGGCGCCCGGCGCGAACTCGCCTGCGTGGACAAGTACCGGCACCAAGTGGTGAACGACGACTTGGCGACGGCCGTCACCAAGATCATGGAGGCGGTCGGTGCCTAA
- a CDS encoding PspA/IM30 family protein, whose product MKRFFAWLRALFHRTMDNLEDPEVMLDQARRDMQSALVQNREKAVQAITQKNRLQQMLEENQKKSAQLENQAAMALKAGNRELALNLLREKASNDSTLETLKSSHAQAVETVEQVKVAIKRQEEEVRRKAAEALALKAQWKQSQIQTGITKALEGLTFENQYEGSFAAARERINEKQAEAAARQEMLGGSIQGKIMALEDQAMDHAAEAELRKLEEKLGMVEQPAATEVPATSSDVEAELEALEKRLQQGQSGN is encoded by the coding sequence ATGAAGCGATTCTTTGCCTGGTTGCGCGCCCTCTTCCACCGGACAATGGACAACCTCGAAGACCCCGAGGTCATGCTCGACCAGGCCCGCCGGGACATGCAGTCGGCCCTCGTCCAGAACCGGGAAAAGGCGGTTCAGGCCATCACCCAGAAGAACCGGCTGCAGCAGATGCTGGAAGAAAACCAGAAAAAGTCTGCCCAGCTTGAGAACCAGGCGGCGATGGCGCTGAAGGCAGGGAACCGCGAGCTCGCCCTGAACCTGCTGCGAGAGAAGGCTTCCAACGATTCCACGCTGGAGACGCTGAAGTCCTCCCACGCCCAGGCCGTCGAGACGGTCGAGCAAGTGAAGGTCGCGATCAAGCGCCAAGAGGAGGAAGTCCGCCGAAAGGCTGCCGAGGCGCTCGCGCTGAAGGCGCAGTGGAAGCAGTCGCAGATTCAAACGGGCATCACCAAGGCCCTGGAGGGCCTAACGTTCGAGAACCAGTACGAGGGCAGCTTCGCCGCCGCTCGCGAGAGGATCAACGAGAAACAGGCCGAGGCCGCCGCCCGCCAAGAGATGCTGGGTGGCTCGATCCAGGGCAAGATCATGGCGCTGGAAGACCAAGCCATGGACCACGCCGCCGAGGCGGAACTCCGCAAGCTGGAAGAGAAGCTCGGCATGGTGGAGCAACCGGCGGCGACCGAAGTCCCCGCGACGTCCAGCGACGTCGAAGCCGAGCTCGAGGCCCTCGAGAAACGCCTCCAACAAGGCCAGTCGGGCAACTAG
- a CDS encoding dTMP kinase produces MFVTLEGPEGSGKTTLVRGLAQELGACGYKVLATREPGSGKFGAAVRGLLLHGEDILPTTELFLFLADRAQHVATTLRPALEEGTVVLCDRFTDSTVVYQGYGRGLDLDELRRMNEIASGGLKPELTLLLDLPPESGLDRIKDKDRIDNEGIEFHKRVREGFHAEAKAEPGRWVVIDASRPPEETLATALGFVLERLRQRG; encoded by the coding sequence ATGTTTGTGACCCTCGAGGGGCCGGAAGGGTCGGGCAAGACCACTCTCGTCCGCGGCCTGGCCCAAGAGCTGGGGGCGTGCGGCTACAAAGTCCTGGCGACGCGCGAACCGGGTTCGGGCAAGTTCGGCGCGGCCGTGCGCGGACTGCTGCTGCACGGCGAGGACATCCTCCCGACGACCGAGCTCTTCCTGTTCCTGGCCGACCGTGCCCAGCACGTCGCGACTACATTGCGCCCAGCGCTCGAGGAGGGGACCGTCGTCTTGTGCGACCGCTTCACCGATTCCACCGTGGTCTATCAAGGCTACGGTCGGGGCTTGGACCTGGACGAGCTCCGCCGCATGAACGAGATCGCGAGCGGGGGCTTGAAGCCGGAGCTCACGCTGCTGCTGGACCTCCCGCCGGAGAGCGGTCTGGACCGGATCAAGGACAAGGACCGGATCGACAACGAGGGGATCGAGTTTCACAAGAGGGTGCGCGAAGGGTTCCACGCCGAGGCGAAGGCGGAGCCGGGGCGCTGGGTCGTGATCGACGCGAGCCGCCCCCCGGAGGAGACGCTTGCCACGGCCCTGGGGTTCGTGCTGGAACGCCTGCGACAGCGCGGCTAG
- the yvcK gene encoding uridine diphosphate-N-acetylglucosamine-binding protein YvcK, translating into MRRFFAPAYGLRRYAFLSLFGLLVFLGGMALSFKVLFGPVVEAVARGWNGMIGGLFPGDGLDQTNHLLGGTTMLLGAVALYFGTTGVWRRLNEPRDPRQPTGVVDTYKRRQKLAFGPRVVAIGGGTGLSTLLRGLKQHTSNITAIVTVTDDGGSSGKLVQELGIIPPGDIRNCLVALADAEKLMTDLFQHRFTSRTGSLSGHSVGNLLIAGFLEQTGGDVDRALEMASEVLAIRGRVVPSTVAHVRLRALMEDGSEICGETAIVESTKRIRRIFIDPGDPPAHPAALAAIADAEIICIGPGSVYTSVVPNLLVGGITEAVAESRVPKVYICNVMTQPGESDAFTAAEHLVAIEANVPGKVFENVIVNTGVPSQATLDKYKDYRQEFVVPDIDRVAAMGYKALTGDFMSETDYVRHDPSRLAARILDLV; encoded by the coding sequence TTGCGGAGGTTCTTCGCGCCGGCCTACGGCCTTCGGCGCTATGCCTTCCTGTCCCTCTTCGGGCTGCTGGTCTTCCTCGGCGGGATGGCGCTGAGTTTCAAGGTCCTCTTCGGCCCCGTGGTGGAGGCCGTGGCTCGCGGTTGGAACGGCATGATCGGCGGGCTGTTCCCGGGTGACGGGCTCGACCAGACCAACCACCTGCTCGGCGGCACCACCATGCTGCTCGGCGCGGTCGCCCTCTATTTCGGCACGACCGGGGTCTGGCGGCGGCTGAACGAACCGCGCGACCCGCGCCAACCGACCGGGGTCGTCGACACCTACAAGCGACGGCAAAAGCTCGCCTTCGGCCCCCGCGTGGTCGCCATCGGCGGCGGCACCGGACTCTCCACCCTGCTGAGGGGCCTGAAGCAGCACACCTCGAACATCACCGCCATCGTGACGGTCACGGACGACGGCGGCTCCAGCGGCAAACTGGTCCAAGAACTCGGCATCATCCCGCCCGGCGACATCCGCAACTGCTTGGTCGCGCTGGCCGACGCGGAAAAGCTCATGACCGACCTTTTCCAGCACCGCTTCACCTCGCGAACGGGCTCGCTGAGCGGGCACTCCGTGGGCAACCTGCTCATCGCCGGGTTCCTGGAGCAGACCGGCGGTGACGTGGACCGCGCGCTCGAGATGGCGAGCGAGGTCCTCGCGATCCGGGGGCGGGTCGTGCCCTCCACCGTCGCCCACGTGCGGCTCCGCGCCCTGATGGAAGACGGCAGCGAGATCTGTGGAGAGACCGCCATCGTCGAGTCCACCAAGCGGATTCGCCGGATCTTCATCGATCCCGGCGACCCGCCCGCCCACCCCGCCGCCCTTGCCGCCATCGCCGACGCCGAGATCATTTGCATCGGGCCGGGGAGCGTTTACACTTCGGTCGTGCCGAACTTGCTCGTCGGAGGGATAACGGAGGCCGTGGCCGAGTCCAGGGTCCCCAAGGTCTACATCTGCAACGTGATGACCCAACCGGGGGAGAGCGACGCCTTCACCGCCGCGGAGCACCTCGTCGCGATCGAGGCGAACGTGCCTGGCAAGGTCTTCGAGAACGTGATCGTGAACACGGGCGTGCCGTCGCAAGCTACCCTCGACAAGTATAAGGACTACCGCCAAGAGTTCGTCGTGCCGGACATCGACCGCGTGGCCGCGATGGGTTACAAAGCGCTGACGGGAGACTTTATGAGCGAGACCGACTACGTGCGGCACGACCCCTCGCGGCTCGCCGCCCGCATCCTGGACCTGGTGTGA
- the coaBC gene encoding bifunctional phosphopantothenoylcysteine decarboxylase/phosphopantothenate--cysteine ligase CoaBC, with amino-acid sequence MPKLVLGVSGSISCYRACDLARDFMRAGYEVRVALTDSAQKFVSPVLFETLTGQACLVDVFDEPERGRMAHIDWARQADVLVLAPATASLLNRVAAGIGDDMLAAIAIAYEGRIVVAPAMNPSMLASEPTQEALRLLEARGAVIVEGQEGDVASGELGQGKLAPNAQIVEATLALARASRSLAGLRVLVTSGPTREPIDDVRFLSNRSSGKMGVAIAKAAWTMGAEVAFVTGPTALPDPRYAKVHRVQTADEMLRAALSEIGNADLVVAAAAVADYRPAQRVEGKLRRGDEPMALELLPNPDVIANLAQRALPQATLCAFAAEPGEGLEEARAKLRRKGVHAIAVNDVSRADIGLESDENDLALVTEASEARSGKMSKLRCALWLLENLAALHRERGAGASLAEKVGEAGV; translated from the coding sequence GTGCCTAAGCTCGTCCTCGGCGTGAGCGGTTCCATCTCCTGCTACCGGGCCTGCGACCTGGCGCGGGACTTCATGCGCGCTGGGTACGAAGTGCGGGTCGCGCTTACGGACAGCGCCCAGAAGTTCGTCTCCCCCGTGCTCTTCGAGACCCTCACGGGGCAGGCGTGCCTGGTGGACGTCTTCGACGAACCCGAGCGTGGGCGCATGGCCCACATCGATTGGGCGCGGCAGGCCGACGTCCTGGTGCTCGCCCCCGCGACCGCCTCGCTCCTGAACCGGGTGGCGGCGGGGATCGGAGACGACATGCTCGCCGCCATCGCCATAGCCTATGAAGGCCGCATCGTCGTCGCCCCCGCGATGAACCCGTCGATGCTGGCCAGCGAACCGACCCAAGAGGCGCTGCGGCTGCTCGAAGCTCGCGGGGCCGTCATCGTGGAAGGACAGGAAGGCGACGTGGCCTCGGGCGAGCTCGGCCAAGGGAAGCTCGCCCCGAACGCCCAGATCGTCGAGGCGACGCTCGCGCTGGCCAGGGCGTCCCGGTCCCTCGCCGGACTCCGCGTGCTCGTCACGAGCGGACCGACCCGGGAGCCGATCGACGACGTCCGCTTCCTCTCCAACCGCTCAAGTGGCAAGATGGGGGTCGCCATCGCCAAGGCGGCGTGGACGATGGGCGCGGAGGTCGCCTTCGTCACCGGGCCGACGGCCCTGCCCGACCCGCGCTATGCCAAGGTGCACCGCGTCCAAACCGCGGACGAGATGTTGCGCGCGGCGCTTTCCGAGATCGGCAACGCAGACCTCGTTGTCGCGGCCGCGGCCGTCGCGGACTACCGCCCGGCCCAGAGGGTCGAGGGCAAGCTCCGTCGGGGCGACGAGCCCATGGCGCTCGAGCTCCTTCCAAACCCCGACGTCATCGCGAACCTCGCCCAACGGGCGCTGCCCCAGGCGACCCTTTGCGCCTTCGCGGCCGAGCCGGGAGAGGGCCTCGAAGAGGCCCGGGCGAAGCTCCGCCGCAAGGGGGTGCACGCGATCGCCGTCAACGACGTCAGCCGTGCGGACATCGGGCTGGAATCGGACGAGAACGACCTGGCCCTCGTCACCGAGGCAAGCGAGGCGCGATCAGGAAAGATGAGCAAGCTGCGATGCGCCCTGTGGCTCCTGGAGAACCTAGCGGCGCTGCATCGCGAGCGTGGCGCTGGCGCCTCGCTGGCCGAGAAAGTCGGCGAAGCGGGCGTCTAG
- a CDS encoding phage holin family protein, with protein sequence MRKMFLRWVLLAVSLVAASWLTGLVLPGQFVVRLENAGDVLMIFIGVAVLSFVNATIGSLVKLLTLPLNCLTLGLFSLVVNAAMLMIVGNLGLGFRVEGFLAALLGSVLLSAVSAVLGAFVKEDD encoded by the coding sequence ATGAGAAAAATGTTCTTGCGCTGGGTGTTGCTCGCGGTGTCGCTCGTGGCGGCGTCGTGGCTGACGGGGTTGGTGCTGCCCGGGCAGTTCGTGGTGCGGCTCGAAAACGCGGGAGACGTCTTGATGATCTTCATCGGGGTGGCCGTGCTCTCGTTCGTGAACGCGACCATCGGCTCCTTGGTCAAACTTCTCACCCTACCGCTGAACTGCCTGACGCTCGGCTTGTTCTCGCTCGTCGTGAACGCGGCGATGCTGATGATCGTCGGGAACCTCGGGCTGGGCTTCCGCGTGGAGGGTTTTCTGGCCGCGCTCCTGGGCAGCGTGCTCCTCTCGGCGGTGAGCGCCGTCCTGGGGGCGTTCGTGAAGGAAGATGATTAG
- a CDS encoding acyl-CoA/acyl-ACP dehydrogenase, translating into MHPVVEEAVAFLKAEVAPKANEIDRDPEALRQALQGLCERGLMALRRPAQFGGPGLAESEFRTYQEAVARASGTLAFLQTQHQSAGSMIAKSENAPLKEEALPKMGNGERLIGIGFSQLRRHGEPVLRAEPVEGGYRLDGHVPWITGYGFYPEFLIGATLPDGRAVFGIVPFTASPGISFSEPMRLAAMEAAMTVTAELNGLHLPASHVVFKKPAGWIHENDQINVTLQGFFAIGCAQAGIDVTQRNFEKKGMAAIGEAAAALQLELEECRRATNEALGEGDEGVTNEEKLRLRAWAIDLAVRCAHAAVTSSSGAANSIHHDAQRIYREALVFTVSAQTGPIMAATLDRLAARSREWPSP; encoded by the coding sequence ATGCATCCCGTGGTGGAAGAGGCGGTCGCATTCTTGAAGGCGGAAGTCGCGCCAAAGGCGAACGAGATCGACCGCGACCCGGAAGCGCTTCGCCAAGCCCTGCAAGGCCTCTGCGAGCGCGGGCTGATGGCCCTGCGCCGCCCGGCCCAGTTTGGGGGCCCCGGCCTCGCCGAGAGCGAATTCCGGACCTACCAAGAAGCGGTCGCGCGGGCTAGCGGCACCCTCGCCTTTCTCCAGACCCAGCACCAGAGCGCAGGCTCGATGATCGCCAAGAGCGAAAACGCGCCGCTGAAGGAGGAGGCGCTGCCGAAGATGGGGAACGGGGAGCGGCTCATCGGCATCGGCTTCAGCCAGCTCCGCCGCCATGGGGAGCCGGTCTTGCGGGCCGAGCCGGTGGAGGGCGGCTACCGCCTGGACGGACACGTGCCCTGGATCACGGGCTATGGCTTTTACCCGGAGTTCCTCATCGGCGCGACCTTGCCGGACGGCCGCGCCGTCTTCGGCATCGTGCCGTTCACCGCGTCGCCCGGGATCAGCTTCAGCGAGCCGATGCGGCTCGCCGCCATGGAGGCCGCGATGACGGTGACGGCCGAACTCAACGGGCTCCACCTGCCCGCCTCCCACGTGGTCTTCAAGAAACCGGCCGGCTGGATCCACGAGAACGACCAGATCAATGTGACCTTGCAGGGCTTCTTCGCCATCGGCTGCGCACAAGCCGGGATCGACGTCACCCAGCGCAACTTCGAGAAGAAGGGCATGGCCGCGATCGGGGAGGCGGCCGCGGCGCTCCAGCTGGAACTGGAGGAATGCCGCCGGGCCACCAACGAAGCGCTCGGCGAAGGGGACGAAGGGGTGACCAACGAGGAAAAGCTGCGGTTGCGCGCCTGGGCGATCGACCTGGCCGTGCGCTGCGCCCACGCCGCCGTCACCAGCAGCAGCGGGGCCGCCAACAGCATCCACCACGACGCCCAGCGCATCTACCGGGAGGCGCTCGTCTTCACCGTTTCCGCCCAGACCGGCCCCATCATGGCGGCCACCCTCGACCGCCTTGCCGCCCGCTCCCGGGAGTGGCCGAGCCCATAG
- the atpC gene encoding ATP synthase F1 subunit epsilon produces MAKAFRLSVVAPDRTVVDDQVTSVVAPGVEGYLGVMADHEASIVALRAGVVEALGTDNQREHIAIGPGFLEVSGGSCIILVDDARRAKEIDVAEENQILERARRTLRGEQSDMTMEQAQQELDRAMARLRVAKGG; encoded by the coding sequence ATGGCGAAGGCGTTTCGACTGTCGGTGGTGGCACCGGACAGGACGGTTGTGGACGACCAGGTGACCTCGGTGGTGGCGCCTGGGGTCGAGGGCTACCTCGGCGTGATGGCTGACCACGAGGCATCGATCGTGGCGTTGCGGGCCGGCGTGGTGGAAGCCTTGGGAACGGACAACCAGCGCGAGCACATCGCCATCGGCCCCGGCTTCCTTGAAGTGAGCGGCGGGAGCTGCATCATCCTGGTCGACGACGCCCGCCGGGCCAAGGAGATCGACGTGGCCGAGGAAAACCAGATCCTTGAGCGCGCCCGCCGCACCCTGCGGGGCGAACAGTCGGACATGACGATGGAGCAGGCCCAGCAAGAGCTCGACCGCGCTATGGCCCGCCTTCGGGTCGCGAAGGGTGGCTAG